One window from the genome of Cuculus canorus isolate bCucCan1 chromosome 12, bCucCan1.pri, whole genome shotgun sequence encodes:
- the ZNF710 gene encoding zinc finger protein 710 isoform X2 — protein MFLWARSCCEQTPKPRFRALDRNCHDSISRQREMDRFTDCGTQTDAVVVLSLAQAAVLGLVSENELLGATVSPAGFFPALAGEQPEANTVKPGELEGKGQVPGDGQEEDALEAESSLEKHPRRRKRPPVRLVPKVKSEKAEDEALYEVLGDEEGERQQRRRPPPRQEPNQEQAVESSAVKMIDLGTFGRKTRRLRHLRRHTRQELAGSERRGANMAGAVDGSTVEALRTECTFEAGTPSPGEAEAPAPASPEPVKSEQGFSWQEPGELEAEATGATSERNKKAQLDRLDINVQIDDSYLVEAGDRQKRWQCRMCEKSYTSKYNLVTHILGHNGIKPHSCPHCNKLFKQPSHLQTHLLTHQGTRPHKCEVCSKAFTQTSHLKRHMLLHTDIKPYSCRFCGRGFAYPSELKAHEVKHESGRCHVCVECGLDFSTLTQLKRHLSTHQGPTLYQCLECSKSFHYRSQLQNHMLKHQNVRPFVCTECGMEFSQIHHLKQHSLTHKGVKEFKCEVCGREFTLQANMKRHMLIHTSVRPYQCHICFKTFVQKQTLKTHMIVHSPVKPFKCKVCGKSFNRMYNLLGHMHLHAGSKPFKCPYCSSKFNLKGNLSRHMKVKHGVMDISLDSQGPSSGVHVPNPRSHDGPGRG, from the exons ATGTTCTTGTGGGCGCGGAGCTGCTGTGAGCAGACACCCAAGCCACGTTTCCGGGCTCTGGACAGGAACTG ccaTGACAGCATAAGCAGGCAGCGAGAGATGGATCGCTTCACCGACTGTGGGACGCAGACGGATGCAGTGGTGGTGTTgtccctggcacaggctgctgttCTGGGTTTGGTGTCCGAGAATGAGCTGCTCGGGGCCACTGTCAGCCCTGCCGGCTTCTTCCCGGCGCTGGCAGGGGAGCAGCCAGAAGCCAACACAGTGAAGCCCGGGGAGCTGGAGGGCAAGGGGCAGGTGCCAGGGGACGGGCAGGAGGAGGACGCTTTGGAGGCAGAGTCCTCCCTGGAGAAGCACCCCCGGAGGAGGAAGCGGCCACCTGTGAGGCTGGTGCCCAAGGTCAAAAGCGAGAAGGCGGAGGATGAGGCGCTGTACGAAGTTCTCGGGGATGAGGAGGGTGAGCGGCAgcagcgccgccgcccgccTCCCCGCCAGGAGCCCAACCAGGAGCAGGCAGTGGAGAGCAGTGCTGTGAAGATGATCGACCTCGGCACCTTTGGCAGGAAAACACGGCGCCTGCGGCACCTGCGCCGGCACACACGCCAGGAGTTGGCGGGCAGCGAGCGCAGAGGTGCCAACATGGCCGGCGCGGTGGATGGCAGCACCGTGGAGGCCCTGCGGACCGAATGCACCTTTGAGGCGGGCACCCCATCCCCTGGCGAGGCAGAGGCCCCTGCGCCAGCGTCCCCTGAACCGGTGAAGAGCGAGCAGGGCTTCTCCTGGCAGGAGCCGGGTGAGTTGGAGGCAGAGGCGACGGGAGCCACCAGTGAGCGCAACAAGAAGGCGCAGCTGGACCGGCTGGACATTAACGTGCAGATTGACGACTCCTACCTGGTGGAGGCGGGTGACCGCCAGAAGCGCTGGCAATGCCGCATGTGTGAGAAGTCCTACACATCCAAGTACAACCTGGTGACTCATATCCTGGGCCACAATGGCATCAAGCCCCACTCCTGCCCACACTGCAACAAGCTCTTCAAGCAGCCCAGCCACCTGCAGACCCACCTGCTGACCCACCAGGGCACGCGGCCCCACAAGTGCGAGGTGTGCAGCAAAGCCTTCACGCAGACCAGCCACCTGAAGCGGCACATGCTGCTGCACACCGACATCAAGCCCTACAGCTGCCGCTTCTGTGGCCGGGGCTTCGCCTATCCCAGCGAGCTGAAGGCGCATGAGGTGAAGCATGAGAGTGGCCGTTGCCACGTCTGCGTGGAGTGCGGGCTGGACTTCTCCACGCTCACCCAGCTGAAGCGGCACCTTTCCACGCACCAGGGCCCCACACTGTACCAGTGCCTGGAGTGCAGCAAGTCCTTCCACTACCGCAGCCAGCTGCAGAACCACATGCTGAAGCACCAGAACGTCCGGCCCTTCGTCTGCACTGAGTGCGGGATGGAGTTCAGCCAGATCCACCACCTCAAACAGCACTCTCTCACGCACAAG GGTGTGAAGGAGTTCAAGTGTGAGGTGTGCGGGCGGGAGTTCACCCTGCAGGCCAACATGAAGCGGCACATGCTGATCCACACCAGTGTCCGCCCCTACCAGTGCCACATCTGCTTCAAGACCTTCGTGCAGAAGCAGACGCTCAAGACCCATATGATTGTGCACTCCCCGGTGAAGCCTTTCAAATGCAAG GTCTGCGGGAAGTCCTTCAACCGCATGTACAACCTGCTGGGCCACATGCACCTGCACGCGGGGAGCAAGCCCTTCAAGTGTCCCTACTGCTCCAGCAAGTTCAACCTGAAGGGCAACCTCAGCCGGCACATGAAGGTCAAGCATGGGGTGATGGACATCAGCCTGGACAGCCAAG GTCCCTCATCAGGTGTCCATGTGCCAAATCCTAGATCCCATGATGGACCTGGCCGGGGCTGA
- the ZNF710 gene encoding zinc finger protein 710 isoform X1, translating to MFLWARSCCEQTPKPRFRALDRNCHDSISRQREMDRFTDCGTQTDAVVVLSLAQAAVLGLVSENELLGATVSPAGFFPALAGEQPEANTVKPGELEGKGQVPGDGQEEDALEAESSLEKHPRRRKRPPVRLVPKVKSEKAEDEALYEVLGDEEGERQQRRRPPPRQEPNQEQAVESSAVKMIDLGTFGRKTRRLRHLRRHTRQELAGSERRGANMAGAVDGSTVEALRTECTFEAGTPSPGEAEAPAPASPEPVKSEQGFSWQEPGELEAEATGATSERNKKAQLDRLDINVQIDDSYLVEAGDRQKRWQCRMCEKSYTSKYNLVTHILGHNGIKPHSCPHCNKLFKQPSHLQTHLLTHQGTRPHKCEVCSKAFTQTSHLKRHMLLHTDIKPYSCRFCGRGFAYPSELKAHEVKHESGRCHVCVECGLDFSTLTQLKRHLSTHQGPTLYQCLECSKSFHYRSQLQNHMLKHQNVRPFVCTECGMEFSQIHHLKQHSLTHKGVKEFKCEVCGREFTLQANMKRHMLIHTSVRPYQCHICFKTFVQKQTLKTHMIVHSPVKPFKCKVCGKSFNRMYNLLGHMHLHAGSKPFKCPYCSSKFNLKGNLSRHMKVKHGVMDISLDSQDPMMDLAGADHTELGGQQEMDDFEEENSYSYGGVGNPPDEHGLTEQAMKEMAYYNML from the exons ATGTTCTTGTGGGCGCGGAGCTGCTGTGAGCAGACACCCAAGCCACGTTTCCGGGCTCTGGACAGGAACTG ccaTGACAGCATAAGCAGGCAGCGAGAGATGGATCGCTTCACCGACTGTGGGACGCAGACGGATGCAGTGGTGGTGTTgtccctggcacaggctgctgttCTGGGTTTGGTGTCCGAGAATGAGCTGCTCGGGGCCACTGTCAGCCCTGCCGGCTTCTTCCCGGCGCTGGCAGGGGAGCAGCCAGAAGCCAACACAGTGAAGCCCGGGGAGCTGGAGGGCAAGGGGCAGGTGCCAGGGGACGGGCAGGAGGAGGACGCTTTGGAGGCAGAGTCCTCCCTGGAGAAGCACCCCCGGAGGAGGAAGCGGCCACCTGTGAGGCTGGTGCCCAAGGTCAAAAGCGAGAAGGCGGAGGATGAGGCGCTGTACGAAGTTCTCGGGGATGAGGAGGGTGAGCGGCAgcagcgccgccgcccgccTCCCCGCCAGGAGCCCAACCAGGAGCAGGCAGTGGAGAGCAGTGCTGTGAAGATGATCGACCTCGGCACCTTTGGCAGGAAAACACGGCGCCTGCGGCACCTGCGCCGGCACACACGCCAGGAGTTGGCGGGCAGCGAGCGCAGAGGTGCCAACATGGCCGGCGCGGTGGATGGCAGCACCGTGGAGGCCCTGCGGACCGAATGCACCTTTGAGGCGGGCACCCCATCCCCTGGCGAGGCAGAGGCCCCTGCGCCAGCGTCCCCTGAACCGGTGAAGAGCGAGCAGGGCTTCTCCTGGCAGGAGCCGGGTGAGTTGGAGGCAGAGGCGACGGGAGCCACCAGTGAGCGCAACAAGAAGGCGCAGCTGGACCGGCTGGACATTAACGTGCAGATTGACGACTCCTACCTGGTGGAGGCGGGTGACCGCCAGAAGCGCTGGCAATGCCGCATGTGTGAGAAGTCCTACACATCCAAGTACAACCTGGTGACTCATATCCTGGGCCACAATGGCATCAAGCCCCACTCCTGCCCACACTGCAACAAGCTCTTCAAGCAGCCCAGCCACCTGCAGACCCACCTGCTGACCCACCAGGGCACGCGGCCCCACAAGTGCGAGGTGTGCAGCAAAGCCTTCACGCAGACCAGCCACCTGAAGCGGCACATGCTGCTGCACACCGACATCAAGCCCTACAGCTGCCGCTTCTGTGGCCGGGGCTTCGCCTATCCCAGCGAGCTGAAGGCGCATGAGGTGAAGCATGAGAGTGGCCGTTGCCACGTCTGCGTGGAGTGCGGGCTGGACTTCTCCACGCTCACCCAGCTGAAGCGGCACCTTTCCACGCACCAGGGCCCCACACTGTACCAGTGCCTGGAGTGCAGCAAGTCCTTCCACTACCGCAGCCAGCTGCAGAACCACATGCTGAAGCACCAGAACGTCCGGCCCTTCGTCTGCACTGAGTGCGGGATGGAGTTCAGCCAGATCCACCACCTCAAACAGCACTCTCTCACGCACAAG GGTGTGAAGGAGTTCAAGTGTGAGGTGTGCGGGCGGGAGTTCACCCTGCAGGCCAACATGAAGCGGCACATGCTGATCCACACCAGTGTCCGCCCCTACCAGTGCCACATCTGCTTCAAGACCTTCGTGCAGAAGCAGACGCTCAAGACCCATATGATTGTGCACTCCCCGGTGAAGCCTTTCAAATGCAAG GTCTGCGGGAAGTCCTTCAACCGCATGTACAACCTGCTGGGCCACATGCACCTGCACGCGGGGAGCAAGCCCTTCAAGTGTCCCTACTGCTCCAGCAAGTTCAACCTGAAGGGCAACCTCAGCCGGCACATGAAGGTCAAGCATGGGGTGATGGACATCAGCCTGGACAGCCAAG ATCCCATGATGGACCTGGCCGGGGCTGACCACACTGAGCTGGGCGGGCAGCAGGAGATGGATGACTTTGAGGAGGAGAACTCTTACAGCTACGGAGGAGTGGGCAACCCTCCAGATGAGCACGGCCTGACCGAGCAGGCCATGAAGGAGATGGCATACTACAACATGTTGTAG
- the ZNF710 gene encoding zinc finger protein 710 isoform X3, translated as MDRFTDCGTQTDAVVVLSLAQAAVLGLVSENELLGATVSPAGFFPALAGEQPEANTVKPGELEGKGQVPGDGQEEDALEAESSLEKHPRRRKRPPVRLVPKVKSEKAEDEALYEVLGDEEGERQQRRRPPPRQEPNQEQAVESSAVKMIDLGTFGRKTRRLRHLRRHTRQELAGSERRGANMAGAVDGSTVEALRTECTFEAGTPSPGEAEAPAPASPEPVKSEQGFSWQEPGELEAEATGATSERNKKAQLDRLDINVQIDDSYLVEAGDRQKRWQCRMCEKSYTSKYNLVTHILGHNGIKPHSCPHCNKLFKQPSHLQTHLLTHQGTRPHKCEVCSKAFTQTSHLKRHMLLHTDIKPYSCRFCGRGFAYPSELKAHEVKHESGRCHVCVECGLDFSTLTQLKRHLSTHQGPTLYQCLECSKSFHYRSQLQNHMLKHQNVRPFVCTECGMEFSQIHHLKQHSLTHKGVKEFKCEVCGREFTLQANMKRHMLIHTSVRPYQCHICFKTFVQKQTLKTHMIVHSPVKPFKCKVCGKSFNRMYNLLGHMHLHAGSKPFKCPYCSSKFNLKGNLSRHMKVKHGVMDISLDSQDPMMDLAGADHTELGGQQEMDDFEEENSYSYGGVGNPPDEHGLTEQAMKEMAYYNML; from the exons ATGGATCGCTTCACCGACTGTGGGACGCAGACGGATGCAGTGGTGGTGTTgtccctggcacaggctgctgttCTGGGTTTGGTGTCCGAGAATGAGCTGCTCGGGGCCACTGTCAGCCCTGCCGGCTTCTTCCCGGCGCTGGCAGGGGAGCAGCCAGAAGCCAACACAGTGAAGCCCGGGGAGCTGGAGGGCAAGGGGCAGGTGCCAGGGGACGGGCAGGAGGAGGACGCTTTGGAGGCAGAGTCCTCCCTGGAGAAGCACCCCCGGAGGAGGAAGCGGCCACCTGTGAGGCTGGTGCCCAAGGTCAAAAGCGAGAAGGCGGAGGATGAGGCGCTGTACGAAGTTCTCGGGGATGAGGAGGGTGAGCGGCAgcagcgccgccgcccgccTCCCCGCCAGGAGCCCAACCAGGAGCAGGCAGTGGAGAGCAGTGCTGTGAAGATGATCGACCTCGGCACCTTTGGCAGGAAAACACGGCGCCTGCGGCACCTGCGCCGGCACACACGCCAGGAGTTGGCGGGCAGCGAGCGCAGAGGTGCCAACATGGCCGGCGCGGTGGATGGCAGCACCGTGGAGGCCCTGCGGACCGAATGCACCTTTGAGGCGGGCACCCCATCCCCTGGCGAGGCAGAGGCCCCTGCGCCAGCGTCCCCTGAACCGGTGAAGAGCGAGCAGGGCTTCTCCTGGCAGGAGCCGGGTGAGTTGGAGGCAGAGGCGACGGGAGCCACCAGTGAGCGCAACAAGAAGGCGCAGCTGGACCGGCTGGACATTAACGTGCAGATTGACGACTCCTACCTGGTGGAGGCGGGTGACCGCCAGAAGCGCTGGCAATGCCGCATGTGTGAGAAGTCCTACACATCCAAGTACAACCTGGTGACTCATATCCTGGGCCACAATGGCATCAAGCCCCACTCCTGCCCACACTGCAACAAGCTCTTCAAGCAGCCCAGCCACCTGCAGACCCACCTGCTGACCCACCAGGGCACGCGGCCCCACAAGTGCGAGGTGTGCAGCAAAGCCTTCACGCAGACCAGCCACCTGAAGCGGCACATGCTGCTGCACACCGACATCAAGCCCTACAGCTGCCGCTTCTGTGGCCGGGGCTTCGCCTATCCCAGCGAGCTGAAGGCGCATGAGGTGAAGCATGAGAGTGGCCGTTGCCACGTCTGCGTGGAGTGCGGGCTGGACTTCTCCACGCTCACCCAGCTGAAGCGGCACCTTTCCACGCACCAGGGCCCCACACTGTACCAGTGCCTGGAGTGCAGCAAGTCCTTCCACTACCGCAGCCAGCTGCAGAACCACATGCTGAAGCACCAGAACGTCCGGCCCTTCGTCTGCACTGAGTGCGGGATGGAGTTCAGCCAGATCCACCACCTCAAACAGCACTCTCTCACGCACAAG GGTGTGAAGGAGTTCAAGTGTGAGGTGTGCGGGCGGGAGTTCACCCTGCAGGCCAACATGAAGCGGCACATGCTGATCCACACCAGTGTCCGCCCCTACCAGTGCCACATCTGCTTCAAGACCTTCGTGCAGAAGCAGACGCTCAAGACCCATATGATTGTGCACTCCCCGGTGAAGCCTTTCAAATGCAAG GTCTGCGGGAAGTCCTTCAACCGCATGTACAACCTGCTGGGCCACATGCACCTGCACGCGGGGAGCAAGCCCTTCAAGTGTCCCTACTGCTCCAGCAAGTTCAACCTGAAGGGCAACCTCAGCCGGCACATGAAGGTCAAGCATGGGGTGATGGACATCAGCCTGGACAGCCAAG ATCCCATGATGGACCTGGCCGGGGCTGACCACACTGAGCTGGGCGGGCAGCAGGAGATGGATGACTTTGAGGAGGAGAACTCTTACAGCTACGGAGGAGTGGGCAACCCTCCAGATGAGCACGGCCTGACCGAGCAGGCCATGAAGGAGATGGCATACTACAACATGTTGTAG